Proteins found in one Flexistipes sp. genomic segment:
- a CDS encoding cofactor-independent phosphoglycerate mutase, with translation MKYFVLLCDGMADYRIPQLDDRTIIEYANIPNMDYLAKNGSCGKIHTVPEGMYPGSDICNLSVFGYDPRKYYTGRSPLEAASKGIDLDDNDMSFRCNIVTYSENYSKMDDFSGEHVSQETAEKIIRMLNKEFKNEGFEFYSGVGYRNLMIVRNCDYNLTSTPPHDIMGKYISDYLPAGRGAEKLKAVMKRANDIIANMESENANGIWLWGEGRKPLLDSFQKLYGVSGSVVAAVDLIKGIGKFAGLDVIDVPGATGFIDTNFEGKAKYAVNSLKNKDYVFVHVEAPDEAGHMGSAEEKINAVENIDKIMLPIIMDGLSNFDDFRILLTPDHPTPISLKTHVADPVPAIIYGSNVKKDENVYFSEFIKPSFDINDGYKIADYFINKSII, from the coding sequence ATGAAATATTTTGTTTTACTTTGTGATGGAATGGCTGATTACAGAATACCTCAGCTGGATGACCGTACAATAATTGAATATGCAAATATACCTAATATGGATTATCTGGCCAAAAACGGGTCCTGCGGAAAAATACATACTGTTCCCGAAGGCATGTATCCCGGCAGTGATATCTGCAATCTCAGTGTATTTGGTTACGATCCCCGCAAATATTACACCGGCAGAAGCCCTCTGGAAGCTGCCAGTAAAGGGATAGATCTGGATGATAACGATATGTCCTTTCGTTGTAATATTGTAACTTATTCTGAAAATTATTCCAAAATGGATGACTTCAGTGGGGAACACGTTTCCCAGGAAACAGCAGAAAAAATCATCAGGATGCTTAATAAGGAATTTAAAAATGAAGGCTTTGAATTTTACAGCGGTGTCGGTTACAGAAATCTCATGATTGTTAGAAACTGCGACTATAACTTAACATCCACACCGCCTCATGATATAATGGGTAAATATATTAGCGACTATCTGCCCGCCGGCAGAGGTGCAGAAAAATTAAAGGCTGTTATGAAAAGGGCTAATGATATTATAGCAAACATGGAGTCAGAAAATGCAAACGGCATATGGCTTTGGGGGGAAGGCAGAAAACCGCTCTTGGATTCGTTTCAAAAATTATATGGAGTGAGTGGTTCTGTAGTGGCGGCTGTGGACTTGATAAAGGGAATAGGCAAATTTGCAGGACTTGATGTTATTGATGTACCCGGAGCCACCGGTTTTATCGATACAAACTTTGAGGGCAAAGCAAAATATGCTGTAAACTCACTTAAAAATAAAGATTATGTTTTTGTCCATGTTGAAGCACCGGATGAAGCCGGGCATATGGGAAGTGCCGAAGAGAAAATTAATGCTGTTGAGAATATTGATAAAATCATGCTGCCGATTATAATGGACGGACTCAGCAATTTTGATGATTTCAGAATTCTCCTTACTCCTGATCACCCCACACCCATTTCATTAAAAACACATGTTGCCGATCCTGTACCGGCAATAATTTACGGCAGTAATGTGAAAAAGGATGAAAATGTATATTTTTCTGAATTTATAAAACCTTCTTTTGACATCAATGATGGTTATAAGATAGCTGATTATTTTATTAATAAATCGATAATTTAA
- the rlmN gene encoding 23S rRNA (adenine(2503)-C(2))-methyltransferase RlmN has translation MKFLDDLSRHNLEYEMTELGEKPFRGRQLYKWMYSKGVFDLQEMTDLSKQLRQKLGQKYGFRKIDVIENIQSKKDGSTKLLLELDDSNRIETVILRDGERLTGCVSTQVGCRMGCSFCSTAKIGLIRNLKIGEIVRQIIIMNRLLSEKNEKLSNIVFMGMGEPLDNLDNLNEAIKIILDENGLNFSHRKVTVSTCGMADELNKMYEELDSPVNLAVSLNFTDNETRQKYMPVSRKYPVEALISTLRNLPLQKRKRITIEYVLLKNINDSQMDAKYLVEVLRGLPVKINLIVYNDSDIGFNSAADENVLAFQKVLLDKGFSAFIRKSLGSDIEGACGQLYARYNKKI, from the coding sequence ATGAAATTTCTGGATGATTTAAGCAGGCATAACCTCGAGTACGAAATGACTGAATTGGGAGAAAAACCTTTCAGAGGCAGGCAGCTTTACAAGTGGATGTACTCAAAAGGGGTTTTTGATTTGCAGGAAATGACCGATCTGTCTAAACAGCTTCGTCAAAAACTCGGACAGAAATATGGTTTTCGGAAAATAGACGTTATTGAAAACATACAGTCGAAAAAAGACGGATCTACAAAACTGCTTTTGGAGCTTGATGATAGCAACCGGATAGAAACTGTAATTTTAAGAGACGGTGAAAGACTTACGGGATGTGTATCCACACAGGTCGGATGCAGAATGGGGTGTTCCTTTTGCAGTACCGCCAAAATAGGACTTATAAGAAATTTAAAAATAGGGGAGATTGTTAGGCAGATAATTATTATGAACAGACTTCTCTCTGAAAAGAATGAAAAGCTTTCAAATATTGTATTTATGGGAATGGGGGAGCCTCTTGATAATCTTGATAACCTCAATGAAGCCATAAAAATAATACTTGATGAAAACGGACTTAATTTTTCTCACAGAAAAGTAACTGTTTCCACATGCGGGATGGCTGATGAACTAAATAAAATGTATGAAGAGCTGGATTCTCCTGTAAACCTTGCTGTTTCACTTAATTTTACGGACAACGAGACTCGGCAAAAATATATGCCGGTCAGTAGAAAATATCCTGTTGAGGCTTTAATCAGCACTTTAAGAAACCTTCCTTTGCAGAAAAGAAAGCGCATAACTATTGAATATGTGCTGTTGAAAAATATAAATGATAGTCAAATGGATGCAAAATATCTGGTTGAGGTCTTAAGAGGGCTGCCGGTTAAGATAAATCTTATCGTGTATAATGATTCCGATATAGGTTTTAATTCAGCTGCGGATGAAAATGTTTTAGCATTTCAGAAGGTTTTGCTGGATAAGGGTTTCTCCGCTTTTATCAGGAAGAGTCTGGGAAGTGATATTGAAGGCGCTTGCGGACAATTATACGCCAGATACAACAAGAAAATTTAA
- a CDS encoding homoserine dehydrogenase encodes MKKSINVGIIGYGTVGRGTLEVLLDNKEVIKDKTGFTLNVKTVADLKIEEIEDDYLENVPNKTTDAYDVINDKEIDIVIELIGGYSPAKTFIMDSIANKKHVVTANKALLAVDGQDIFQAAEENNVCLGFEGSVGGGIPVIRVLKEDLAANNVKEIYGIINGTANYILTKMEEEEKEFADVLIDAQSLGYAEADPTFDVEGTDTAHKISILSSIAFNTVVPFENVFVEGISNIKCVDVEFAKKLGCKIKLLAIAKKNDNDIEVRVHPTIIPHNYILSKVQDVFNAVYFVSDKLDRTIHYGRGAGSLPTGSAVVSDIITIARDMKCKCPSRVPVLGFTKEYKSYFPVKDINDIESAFYLRFSAEDKPGVLSKIAGVLGKYNISINSAIQPSQTSPGEIVPLVFMTYETIGRNVKNAVDELDNSDFVRDKTVVIRVEGI; translated from the coding sequence GTGAAAAAGAGTATTAATGTTGGAATTATCGGTTACGGCACAGTGGGCAGAGGTACACTGGAAGTACTTTTGGATAACAAAGAAGTTATTAAGGACAAAACCGGCTTTACCCTTAATGTTAAAACTGTGGCCGATTTAAAGATTGAGGAAATTGAGGATGATTATCTGGAAAACGTCCCCAACAAAACCACCGATGCTTACGACGTCATAAATGATAAAGAGATTGATATCGTTATAGAGCTGATCGGGGGTTACAGCCCTGCAAAGACCTTTATCATGGATTCTATCGCCAATAAAAAGCATGTTGTAACAGCAAACAAAGCTCTGCTTGCAGTGGACGGACAGGATATTTTTCAGGCTGCAGAAGAAAATAATGTGTGTCTTGGTTTTGAAGGGAGTGTTGGCGGCGGAATCCCCGTTATCAGAGTGCTTAAAGAAGACCTGGCTGCCAATAATGTTAAAGAGATTTACGGTATTATCAATGGAACAGCAAATTATATTCTTACCAAAATGGAGGAAGAGGAAAAGGAATTTGCCGATGTGCTGATAGATGCCCAGAGTCTTGGGTATGCTGAAGCTGACCCCACTTTTGATGTGGAAGGGACTGATACTGCACATAAAATTTCCATCCTTTCATCAATAGCATTCAATACTGTAGTGCCTTTTGAAAATGTTTTTGTGGAAGGTATCTCTAATATCAAATGTGTGGATGTTGAGTTTGCCAAAAAACTTGGTTGTAAGATAAAACTGCTGGCCATTGCAAAAAAGAATGATAACGATATTGAAGTTCGGGTACACCCGACTATAATTCCCCACAACTATATTTTATCCAAAGTTCAGGATGTTTTTAATGCAGTTTATTTTGTATCCGATAAACTTGACAGAACAATACATTACGGGCGCGGGGCAGGCAGTCTTCCCACCGGCAGTGCAGTTGTTTCCGATATTATAACAATTGCCAGGGATATGAAATGTAAATGCCCGTCACGGGTTCCTGTTCTCGGTTTTACAAAAGAGTATAAGTCATATTTTCCTGTAAAGGATATAAATGATATCGAGTCTGCATTTTATCTGCGTTTCAGTGCTGAAGATAAGCCCGGGGTTTTGTCAAAAATAGCCGGAGTACTTGGGAAATATAATATCAGTATCAATTCAGCTATACAACCGTCCCAAACTTCGCCTGGTGAGATTGTTCCTCTTGTTTTTATGACTTATGAAACAATTGGAAGAAATGTAAAAAATGCAGTGGATGAGCTTGATAATTCCGATTTCGTGAGAGACAAAACTGTTGTTATCAGAGTGGAAGGCATATAA
- a CDS encoding aspartate kinase — MSLVVMKFGGTSVGSVERIKNVAKRIAKRKDEGHDVVVTCSAMGGETDRLINLLTEISPKYDPREYDMLVSTGEQASIALVTQALKEMGYDAISFTGPQIGMVTDGAHSKARIKEISAERLKEAISKGKICVVAGFQGIFPETGDITTLGRGGSDTTAVAIAAAINADVCEIYTDVDGIYTADPRIVRGARKLDKVSYEEMLELSSLGAKVLQSRSVEFGMKYGVDIMVLSSMEEKPGTLVTKEDIEMEKVIVSGVTADKNQAKITIRGVPDRPGIAAEIFGRLAENHINVDMIIQNVSVELKTDLSFTVAKTDLLRAMDVCEKVAKDIEAKDVISDEKIAKISVVGVGMKSHAGVAADMFKTLQENNINIQMISTSEIKISAVIEEKYSELAVRVLHEKLLPEGEDAS; from the coding sequence ATGAGCTTGGTGGTCATGAAATTCGGTGGAACCAGCGTCGGCTCAGTAGAGCGGATTAAAAATGTTGCAAAAAGAATAGCCAAACGCAAAGATGAAGGGCACGACGTAGTGGTCACCTGTTCTGCAATGGGCGGGGAAACCGACAGACTTATAAATTTGCTAACAGAAATAAGCCCCAAATATGATCCAAGAGAATACGATATGCTTGTTTCAACCGGAGAACAGGCGAGTATCGCCCTTGTTACCCAGGCATTGAAAGAGATGGGTTATGATGCGATATCCTTTACCGGTCCCCAAATAGGGATGGTTACCGATGGCGCACATTCAAAGGCCAGAATAAAGGAAATCAGTGCTGAGCGCTTGAAAGAGGCGATAAGTAAAGGCAAAATCTGTGTTGTTGCAGGTTTTCAGGGTATTTTCCCGGAGACCGGAGATATAACAACACTCGGCAGAGGCGGTTCAGATACTACGGCTGTGGCAATAGCTGCTGCTATAAATGCGGATGTCTGCGAAATATATACGGATGTTGATGGTATTTATACGGCTGATCCCCGCATTGTCAGAGGAGCAAGAAAACTTGATAAAGTATCATATGAGGAAATGCTTGAACTCTCATCGCTGGGGGCAAAAGTCCTTCAATCGAGAAGCGTTGAATTCGGCATGAAATATGGTGTTGATATAATGGTACTGTCATCTATGGAAGAAAAACCCGGTACATTAGTTACAAAGGAGGATATAGAGATGGAAAAAGTTATTGTTTCAGGTGTAACAGCAGATAAAAATCAGGCAAAAATTACTATAAGGGGTGTTCCGGACAGACCGGGGATTGCAGCTGAAATTTTTGGCAGACTGGCCGAAAATCATATAAATGTTGACATGATTATCCAGAACGTAAGTGTTGAGTTGAAAACAGACCTTTCCTTCACTGTGGCTAAAACAGATCTTTTAAGAGCAATGGATGTGTGTGAAAAGGTTGCCAAAGATATAGAAGCTAAGGATGTTATCAGCGATGAAAAGATTGCTAAAATATCGGTTGTGGGTGTTGGTATGAAAAGCCATGCCGGTGTTGCTGCTGATATGTTCAAAACACTACAGGAAAATAATATCAATATACAGATGATTTCCACAAGTGAAATAAAAATTTCAGCTGTAATTGAAGAAAAATATTCGGAACTTGCTGTCAGGGTATTACATGAAAAATTATTGCCGGAGGGAGAAGATGCCTCATGA
- the hflC gene encoding protease modulator HflC has translation MKKIISIAGVLLILAVMLIGGAFYIVNVDQQVVVTYLGKPVKNIKKPGLYVKIPFLQQATYFSKKILDYDADPRIVITEDKKNLLLDNYCKWRIADPLKFFQAVRTTNGAMSRLDDIIYSEIRVELGNHTLSEVIADNRAEIMKNVTKASKKKAEVYGIEIVDVRIKRADLPPENEKAVFARMVSERERIAKRYRSEGREEAKKLRAKADKEKRIILAEAYRKVQNIKGETDSKTIEIYADAYSANESFYAFNKKLEIFDSLSENNKYFLTTQSDIFELLEKGVK, from the coding sequence ATGAAAAAAATAATTTCAATCGCAGGTGTCCTGCTAATACTTGCCGTAATGCTTATTGGCGGAGCTTTTTATATTGTGAACGTTGACCAGCAGGTTGTTGTTACTTATTTGGGTAAACCTGTGAAAAACATAAAAAAACCTGGTTTGTATGTGAAAATCCCATTTTTGCAGCAAGCCACATATTTTTCCAAAAAAATACTGGATTATGATGCTGATCCGAGGATCGTGATTACAGAGGATAAGAAAAACCTCCTTCTGGACAATTATTGTAAATGGCGCATTGCAGATCCTTTGAAATTTTTCCAGGCTGTGAGAACAACGAACGGTGCCATGTCAAGACTTGATGATATTATTTACTCGGAAATACGGGTTGAGCTGGGAAATCACACTCTCTCGGAGGTCATTGCTGACAACAGAGCCGAAATTATGAAAAATGTAACAAAAGCTTCTAAGAAAAAAGCAGAAGTGTACGGTATCGAAATTGTTGATGTTCGTATTAAAAGGGCGGATCTGCCCCCTGAAAACGAGAAGGCTGTATTTGCCAGAATGGTTTCAGAGCGGGAAAGAATTGCAAAAAGATACAGATCCGAAGGTAGAGAGGAAGCTAAAAAACTTCGTGCAAAAGCTGACAAAGAAAAACGTATAATCCTCGCTGAAGCATACAGAAAAGTCCAAAATATTAAAGGTGAGACGGATTCCAAAACAATTGAAATATATGCCGATGCATATAGTGCTAATGAATCGTTTTATGCATTTAACAAAAAACTTGAGATTTTTGATTCATTGAGTGAAAACAACAAATATTTTCTGACAACGCAATCGGATATTTTTGAATTATTAGAAAAGGGAGTGAAGTAA
- the hflK gene encoding FtsH protease activity modulator HflK, protein MSEEKDPWGMDKYKFNIPNLPKFKFKKSLILPILLVIIIIWMLTGIYLVDANQQAVVKRFGEVARVVGPGPHYHFPYPIETVNKADVTDVHRLEIGYRSYENGESRLIEDEAQMLTGDENIVNLDVIVQYRIGDIVKYLYNIQGVVSTIKQVSESSMREIVGKQKIDYILTVGKDEIQIKAHEMIQNILREYNAGIQIVAVQLQNVNPPDEVVSAFRDVASAREDKSRFINEAEAYANQVIPQARGTAASMILDAEAYREEKVKRALGDADRFSEILKNYEQAPQLTRKRLYLDKMEEVIGKSDFHVFDSQISDINTFIGLENLKGSVNK, encoded by the coding sequence ATGAGTGAAGAAAAAGATCCGTGGGGTATGGATAAGTATAAATTTAATATTCCTAATCTCCCCAAGTTTAAATTTAAAAAATCACTAATTCTTCCGATACTTCTCGTTATCATCATAATTTGGATGCTGACGGGAATCTATCTGGTGGATGCCAATCAACAGGCTGTAGTAAAACGATTCGGTGAAGTAGCCAGAGTCGTGGGGCCCGGTCCGCACTATCATTTCCCTTATCCTATTGAAACGGTAAATAAAGCCGATGTCACAGATGTTCACAGACTGGAGATTGGCTATAGAAGCTACGAAAATGGTGAATCCAGACTTATTGAAGATGAAGCGCAGATGCTCACCGGAGATGAAAATATTGTCAATCTGGATGTTATAGTACAGTACAGGATCGGTGATATTGTTAAATATTTGTATAATATACAGGGTGTCGTTTCTACAATTAAGCAGGTGTCAGAATCAAGTATGAGGGAAATTGTGGGTAAACAGAAAATCGATTATATTCTTACTGTTGGCAAAGATGAGATTCAGATAAAAGCTCATGAAATGATTCAAAACATACTCAGGGAATACAATGCAGGTATCCAGATCGTGGCTGTGCAGCTGCAGAATGTTAACCCCCCTGATGAAGTGGTATCCGCTTTCAGGGATGTTGCGAGCGCCAGAGAAGATAAAAGCAGGTTTATTAACGAGGCTGAAGCTTATGCCAACCAGGTTATCCCCCAAGCCAGGGGTACTGCAGCTTCCATGATTCTTGATGCTGAAGCATACAGAGAGGAGAAGGTGAAAAGAGCTTTAGGGGATGCCGATAGATTTAGTGAAATTCTTAAAAATTACGAACAAGCTCCTCAGCTAACGAGAAAAAGGCTTTATCTTGATAAAATGGAAGAGGTTATAGGCAAAAGTGATTTTCATGTTTTTGATTCTCAGATTTCTGACATCAATACATTTATAGGTCTTGAGAATCTTAAAGGGAGTGTGAATAAATGA
- the fusA gene encoding elongation factor G encodes MQVDEVKNIRNVAFISHGGAGKTSLIEAILFNAKATKRIGSVDNGTSIMDFDQVEINRKITINPKLCSIEWNKHLLNLVDTPGYGNFLHETKSALSAVGGAVVIASAISGIKAETERVWNFADDFDLAKIIFVNKMDKERADFYRTLGDIEQSFGITPIPLYLPIGKEESFRGIVDLIKQKAYEYPSEPTAEFKEIDIPADMKEAVESQRNKLLEAISETDDELIEKYLEGEEFSEEEILKGIREATIAKRFIPVICGSAVKNVGSKFLLESIINFMPSPLEREQKVAKNKKTGEEVMLDPENKDFVAYVFKTFIDPFSGKLSIFRVYSGEITNDTDVYNASKDEVEKITQLYLLQGKNFVKTDKVVAGQIAMVNKLKFTETFDTLCSNKKESCIIDPVTLAEPVLSFSLVPKSKEDEEKVSTGLHRLMEEDLGIRVTRDEQTGEQILSGMGQMHIEVVTEKLKKKFNVDVDLKTPKVPYKETLKISAKGQGKYKKQSGGRGQYGDVWIEMEPNERGGGIEFIDKIVGGVIPKGYIPAVEKGIREAALEGVLAGYPLIDFKVTLYDGSYHSVDSSEMAFKIAASMAFKKVAMEAKPVLLEPIVNMDIFVPEETVGTVIGDLNSRRGRVQNVEPQTTGQHITAQVPMGEILKYAPDLRSMTGGRGMFTIEFSHYEEAPSHVVEKVKEQSKVEQQ; translated from the coding sequence ATGCAGGTTGACGAAGTGAAAAACATCAGAAATGTAGCTTTTATTTCACATGGAGGAGCAGGAAAAACAAGTTTAATAGAAGCAATCCTGTTTAATGCAAAAGCCACCAAAAGAATCGGCAGTGTAGATAACGGAACAAGTATAATGGATTTTGATCAGGTGGAAATAAACAGGAAGATTACTATAAATCCCAAATTATGCTCAATTGAATGGAATAAACATCTGCTTAATCTTGTTGATACCCCCGGATACGGTAATTTCCTCCATGAAACAAAATCAGCCCTTTCAGCGGTTGGAGGAGCTGTTGTCATTGCCAGTGCAATAAGCGGCATTAAAGCCGAAACAGAGCGTGTCTGGAATTTTGCAGATGATTTCGACCTTGCCAAGATAATTTTTGTCAACAAAATGGACAAAGAAAGAGCGGACTTTTACCGCACATTGGGGGACATTGAACAATCTTTCGGTATCACACCCATTCCCCTTTACCTGCCAATCGGAAAAGAAGAATCATTTAGGGGTATTGTAGATCTTATAAAACAGAAAGCCTATGAATATCCCAGTGAGCCAACTGCAGAATTTAAGGAAATAGATATCCCGGCTGACATGAAGGAAGCTGTAGAGAGTCAAAGAAATAAACTGCTGGAAGCTATCAGTGAAACAGACGACGAATTGATTGAAAAGTATCTTGAAGGAGAGGAGTTTTCCGAAGAAGAAATTTTAAAAGGTATACGTGAAGCCACGATAGCCAAAAGGTTTATACCGGTTATATGCGGCTCAGCAGTAAAAAATGTGGGAAGTAAATTTCTGCTTGAATCAATAATAAATTTTATGCCCTCACCACTTGAAAGGGAACAGAAAGTTGCCAAAAACAAGAAAACCGGTGAGGAAGTAATGCTGGATCCGGAAAATAAAGATTTTGTGGCTTATGTTTTCAAAACTTTTATCGACCCTTTTTCCGGCAAATTATCTATTTTCAGAGTTTATTCTGGTGAAATAACCAATGACACAGATGTGTACAATGCAAGCAAGGATGAAGTGGAAAAAATTACTCAGCTTTACCTGCTTCAGGGTAAAAATTTCGTTAAAACAGATAAAGTTGTGGCCGGACAGATTGCCATGGTGAACAAATTGAAATTTACAGAAACATTTGATACACTTTGCTCCAATAAGAAAGAGAGCTGTATTATAGATCCGGTGACTCTTGCAGAACCTGTTCTATCCTTTTCACTTGTACCAAAATCCAAAGAAGACGAAGAAAAAGTCAGTACAGGTTTACACAGGCTGATGGAAGAGGACTTGGGCATTAGGGTCACCAGAGACGAACAAACCGGAGAACAGATTCTAAGCGGTATGGGGCAGATGCATATAGAGGTTGTAACAGAGAAACTTAAGAAAAAATTCAACGTTGATGTGGACTTGAAAACCCCTAAAGTCCCCTACAAAGAAACCTTAAAAATAAGTGCCAAAGGGCAGGGAAAATATAAGAAACAATCCGGGGGACGCGGACAGTATGGTGATGTCTGGATTGAAATGGAACCCAATGAAAGGGGCGGAGGCATAGAATTTATTGATAAAATTGTGGGCGGCGTTATTCCGAAAGGCTATATTCCGGCTGTTGAAAAAGGTATCAGGGAAGCTGCGCTGGAAGGTGTACTGGCCGGGTATCCCCTTATTGATTTTAAAGTCACCTTGTACGACGGATCTTATCATTCTGTGGACTCATCAGAAATGGCTTTTAAAATTGCAGCATCAATGGCATTCAAAAAGGTTGCAATGGAAGCCAAACCAGTACTTCTGGAACCCATTGTAAATATGGATATTTTCGTTCCGGAAGAAACTGTGGGTACAGTAATAGGAGATCTTAACTCCCGAAGGGGGCGTGTCCAGAATGTTGAGCCACAAACCACAGGTCAGCATATTACAGCTCAGGTGCCTATGGGTGAAATTTTAAAATATGCACCTGACCTAAGAAGTATGACAGGCGGCAGGGGAATGTTTACAATTGAATTTTCCCACTATGAAGAGGCGCCGTCGCATGTGGTGGAAAAAGTTAAAGAGCAGTCTAAAGTTGAACAGCAATAA
- a CDS encoding MerR family transcriptional regulator: MHKAKLYYKIGEVCDITGLKPSIIRFWEKEFRQLRPVKFGSNHRYYTKDHLKTLEQIKELLYTEKMTIEGAKRRLDEDNLRSKKQNPAEDNIISVVRSELERILDILKH; the protein is encoded by the coding sequence ATGCATAAAGCCAAGCTTTATTATAAAATTGGTGAAGTTTGCGATATCACTGGTCTGAAGCCGTCTATTATTCGTTTTTGGGAAAAGGAGTTCAGGCAGCTTAGACCGGTTAAATTCGGTTCAAATCACAGGTACTACACAAAAGATCACCTTAAAACTTTGGAACAGATAAAAGAGCTGCTTTATACTGAAAAAATGACAATAGAGGGAGCCAAAAGAAGGCTGGATGAAGATAATCTAAGGTCAAAAAAGCAGAATCCGGCAGAAGACAATATTATCAGCGTAGTCAGATCTGAGTTGGAAAGAATACTTGATATTCTGAAACACTGA
- a CDS encoding integration host factor subunit alpha, with the protein MTKADIVENIYESLGITKKDISDVVDSVFEIMKDEILNKNNVKISGFGNFDVKVRGRRIGRNPKTGVETVIEPRTVVVFRPSQIFKEEVNA; encoded by the coding sequence ATGACAAAAGCGGATATAGTTGAAAACATTTACGAATCTTTAGGTATTACAAAAAAAGACATATCTGATGTTGTGGACAGTGTTTTTGAAATTATGAAAGATGAAATTCTTAACAAAAACAACGTTAAAATTTCAGGATTCGGAAATTTTGACGTCAAAGTGAGAGGCAGAAGGATCGGCAGGAACCCCAAAACCGGTGTGGAAACCGTTATTGAACCAAGAACGGTCGTCGTTTTCAGACCCAGCCAGATATTTAAAGAAGAGGTAAATGCATAA